CTCAACAATGCCAAACTCAACGGTGCGATGTTCTTAGGTGCAGACCTCAGTGGCGTAGACCTAACTGGCGTAGTCCTCAACGATGCCGACTTGAGTGGCGGTATTCTCAGCGAAGCCGACCTCACCGACGCAGACCTCACTGATGCCGTCCTCTTGGGTACAGACTTCAGTTTCGCCAACCTCAACAACGCTAACCTTAGTGGTAGTAACCTGAGTGGCGCAATTTTAAACGGTGCTGACCTCACTAGCGCCAACCTCAGCGATGCCATCCTTGATGATACCGACTTGAGTGAAGCCAACCTAGAAGAAATGACTTGGGGAGAACAACAGCAATGGGAAGGCGTGCGCGGTTTAGATACAGCAGTGAATATACCAGAGGCATTACGTGAACAGTTGGGGATGGAGTGAGGGCAGTTGACAGTTGACAGGTTTTTCCACTCCCCACTCAGCACTCAGCACTTTAAAATGCTACACTAAACCCGAATTAATGGTAATTACACTGGTGTGAGTAGATGGGCAAGCGCTTATCACAAGTTTGGCAACAATTTCGGCAATCATTTTCAGTATCAGAGACTTTCAATACAAGTATTGACACAGGTAAAGCAGTTTTAGAAGCAGCCAAAACCCTTAAAGAACAGAGTGCTAGTCTAGAAATTCTCAAACCAGTTCTACAAAACTCATCTTCCTTATTAGATGTGTTGTGTTCACCGATGGCGCAGGTAGTAGGTGCAGGGTTGCCATTTGTACCAATTGGCATTGCTTTGTTAAAATTTGCCCGTGAAGTAAGCAAGCAAGACCCATCTTTAGAAGACTGTGTTTTCATAGTCAGTCAAGCAGCATATTTGGAAAGTACCAAAGAAATTTTGAGACTTTATCCTCATGTTAATTGGGATGCACAGCCGGATACTATTGAAGCGGTAACAAAACAACTACAAAAACTTGATGATGTTGAATTAGATTATCAAAGTGCAAGTCAAGTAATCACCTGCTTCCATAAATCTAAATTAGCAGATATTTTCAACCAAGTTTTATTAAGCAGATTAGCAGCAGCAAAGATTTCTTCAGAATTTGCCCAACTCGTAACGCAGCGTATAGCTTGGAACACTCACCGCTACATTCTTCAAGCCTGGATAGAAGCTGGTGATGTCGTCAAAAATATCATACAACCTTCCTTGGGCGACTGGCACAGAGAACAGCAAAAGTTTCAGAGTATTGATGATTATTTAGAAAAGCATATTGCTAAGAAACCTTTTGAATCTGTTTTTGATGAGAAATTTGCCTTTAAAGATATTTATGTACCCATCAAAGCCAAACTTGTAGATACCAATGGCAAGATAGATGACGAAAAAGATTCATTTAATTTAGACACTTGGGCAAAAAAAATTCTGTTAAATGCGGATAACTTGGAACAAGTGATGTTCATCCAAGGAGGCCCAGGACGAGGTAAAAGTGTCTTCTGTAGAATGTTTGCTTATGCAGTGTGGCGACAGTTATACCCACTTTGGACACCGATTTTAATTAGGCTCAGAGATATCGATACTTTTGAATCGCGGTTAGAAAATACCATCAAAGCAGAATTAAAATATAACTTCATTCAAGGTGATGCAAGCTGGTTAACTAATCCCAATACGCGGTTTTTATTTATCCTTGATGGTTTTGATGAACTGCATATTGAAACAAGACATAACCTTAAGTTGGGAGACTTCATTAAACAAGTAGCAGGATTTCAAAAAGAGTGTAAAGACTACGGTGAAATGGGGCATCGAGTCATCATTACTGGTAGGTCGATGGCTTTACAAGGTATCCCTGACTTACCCCGGAATTTGGAACGGGTGGAGATTGTGGAAATGGATAGACAACTCCAACAGCAATGGTTAAATAAATGGGAAACTGTACAAATACATAAAGGTAAAACCGCAGCATTTGAGCAGTTTTTGCAAAGTGATAAATGTCCTCATGAAGTTAAGAAATTAGCTCAAGAACCGCTACTGCTTTACTTATTAGCGGCAATGTATCGAGATTGGAAGTTAGATATTCATAAGTTAGAGCAAGCAAGTGATCATCGCACCGCTAAAATTATCATTTACCAAGAAGCTGTAAATTGGGTACTGACTAAACAGCGTTCAGAACGAGATGGTACAGATTTAAACATTGGTTTAACTAAACAAAAGCCGGAAGATTTAAAACGCATTCTTACAGAAGCGGCTGTTTGTGTTGTCCAGTCTGGTGGTGAGTTTGCTTCGATGTCAATGTTAGAAACACGTTTACAAGATGATGAAACAGCCAAGGCGTTAATTGAAAAAGCCAAAGAGAAATTAGGTGATGAAGCACTTAAAACAGCCTTGGCAGCATTTTATATTCGTCCTGCGGAAAAACAAGAAGGCGGGGTTGAGTTCTTTCATAAAAGTTTTGGGGAGTTTCTCTTTGCTGAACGCCTCAAAGCACGGCTGAAAGCGTGGACGCAATATTATGATGCGGATGATGGGAGACAGCCGATTATTTCTGAAGTCTCAATGAATTGGGAAATATATGATTTACTTGGTTATGGTGGGTTAACATGGGAAATTGTAGATTATTTGATGGGGTTGTTAACAGAAAATCAAGATTTTCCTTGGGTGGAATTATTTAAACGGTTAGACAAGTTTTACAGCAAATGGTGTCAAGGGAAATTCATTGATACGGCTGAGGAGACTTTACCCCAGAAGAAGTTGCGACAGTTACAAAGGTATGGAATTACAGGGTTAGGTCAGCGTCAGGTTGATGTTTATGCAGGGTTGAATGTGATGATTCTGCTTTTGGAGTTACACCGTTATGCCCAAGAGCGAGATGATATTAAAGAAGAAATTGTCTTTTATCCATCTGGTAAACCAGAAGAAAATTTTAGAACAACTCAATTGCTTCGCATCATCAACTACAGTGAGGGCTTAGAGTTAGGGAATTTTATTAAAATAGTTGGGCAATTTCTCAGTGGCGCAGACCTCAGTGGCGCAGACCTCAGTGGCGCAGACCTCAGTGGCGCAGACCTCAGTGGCGCAAGCCTCAGTGGCGTAGACCTCAGTGGCGCAGACCTCAGCGACACATCCCTCAGTCACGCAGACCTCAATGGTGCAGACTTCAGCCGCGCAGACCTCAGTCACGTAAGCCTCTATGGCGCAGACCTCAGTCACGCAGACCTCACTTACGCAGACCTCTATGGCGCAGACCTCAGCGACACATACCTCACTGACGCAGACCTCAGTCGCGTAGACCTCAGTCACGCAGGCCTCTATGGCGCAGACCTCAGTGGCACAGACCTTGGAGAATGTGCGAGGACAAAATACAGCAATTAATGTGTCAGAAGCGTTAAAGCAACAGCTTAATTCGTAATTCGTAATTGAGAAAGAATGGTAGGTTGGGTAGAACGACAGCAAAACCTAAAAATTTAACTCGTCTACGAGGCTCAAAGACTCATCGGCGAGTGTCTGATACTCGTTCACGAGAATAAAAGACTCATCAGCGAGTGTCTGATACTCGTTCACGAGAATAAAAGACTCATCGGCGAGTTTCTAATACTCGCGCACGAGAATAAAAGACTCATCGACGAGTGTCTGATACTCATTCACGAGAATAAAAGACTCATCGACGAGTTTCTGACACTATTTCTTCCAATCTTGGTACTCGATGACCACGCCAACACAATACAGCCCAAGCATAAGCTTTTTGTAGCATCAACTGATCAGCAGCAGAACGTAAATTATCGAGTTCCTGACGTTCCTGTGGGGTAATTGATGCTAATTGATTCTTTTCTAATAATGAAATATGGCGTTGTTGCTGAACTAAAGGAACTTGAGCATGAGCAATTTTTAGCAGTTCATCCATTGGTAGCCTTTGCATTTCCAGTAACGATGCTTGTATCTGGGCTGGTGCATTGTCAGCAGATGGTGGTAAATTGCTCATAATGCTTTGTGCTGCGATCGCCTCTAAAGATTGATTAGTCAACTCAGCAATTCGCGCCAGTTCTTGAAATATTGGTTCTGGTAATTCCACCGTTACTCTGCATGTACCCATCTTTGACCTGATTCAGCACTGGTTAATCTGATATTTTCTCTTTCCTGACTTTAGCGTAATCACTCTGAGAACCCATACAAGCGTTATAGATTTCCCAATAGAACTTTTCCATCCAGACTCAACCCATTAGGCACTTTTCCGCCAAATTGAGGCTATCAACGAGCCTGTAAGATTGTGACAGACGCTAAATATAGCTCCTGGTATCGCTGCTACTGGGTCAAAATGAGCGATCGCTAATGCTACAGCTAAACCAGAATTTTGCATTCCCACCTCTATGGAAATTGTACGGCAAACAGGTGTTGATTGACCTGTCATCGCTGCACCCAGATAACCCAAAATTAAACCCAAAACATTATGAAAAATTACCGCGACTATAACTATTGGCATAATAAATAAGCGATCGCGATTTAAGCCCACAACTGTAGCAATAATCCACACAATTGCGAACATAGACACTAGCGGTAAAACTCCTTCCATGACCAATTTATTAGGAGTCCAAAAACACCGCATCCCGATACCTACTAATACAGGTAATAGTACAAATTGCACCGTAGTCATAATTAAAGATAGCGGCTGTATTTCCACCCAGTTGGAACTGAGAAACCAAATCCAAAGCGGTGTCATAATTGGGCTAATTAGTGTAGAAGCAGTAGTTAAAGCTACAGATAGGGGTACATCACCACGAGCCAAAAAAGTCACCACTTCCGAAGCAGTACCCCCAGGACTTGCACCTACAAGAATTACTCCCAATGCCAACATCGGTGGTAATTTTAAAACTGTTGCGGCTAACCATCCTAAGAGCGGCATGATAGTAAACTGTAGCACCACTCCCAAAATTAAAGCTTTACCAGCATATCGTAAGCCTTTTAGTTGCTCAAGAGTGATGGTTAAACCCATGCCTAACATCACCACTCCCAAGGCTATGGAAATATTACTACTCCCACTGGCGGCAATTTTTGGGAAAAAATAACCATATGTAGCGCCAATTAATACCCAAACAAAAAATAAATCTTGGCTGACTTTGATGAGACGATTAATTTGAGAAGACATTTACTATATCTGAACTGGTCACAACTTTTGCAGGCTGGAAAATCTCCCATTTGCGAACGATTAAATCATACCAAGTTCCCATCTTCCGTTTTTAATTACCGCAAAAATAACTCCTTAATCCCTGTTGTCCCAATCTCCACCGCCAGCGCCGCCAACAGAAACCCTAAAAGCTGTGTGACAATTACAGCACCCTCAACACCAATAAACTTGTCTATTTGATTTGCTAAACGCAAAATCAACCAAGAAATCAACATCGCTCCCACAATCCCCAATACTACTTCTAAATGAGGATTCTGAGTTTTCGACATAAATAACATTACCGTCGTTAATGTACCCGGCCCCGCTAACAAAGGCAAAGCCAAAGGCGTAATAGCCACATCCCTTCCTTCTTCCGTAATTGGTGTGTCCAACTCTCCCCGAAGCATTTGCAGTGCAATTAATAGCAACAACAGCCCCCCAGCTACCCGCAAAGAAGCCATGCTAATTTCTAAATAAGCCAAAATATATTGACCACCAAAGGCGAATAGTAATAAAACTGCGATCGCCACAATACTCGCTTTATCGATTATTTTATTTCTATCCTCCGGCATCATGCCTTTAGTTAAAGCCAAAACCACCGGAATATTACCTATCGCATCTGCCAACACAAACACAGCCAAAAAAGTCTGAACCAGAATAGAGGTATCCACAGCCACGCCAATTTATCAAAGTTTGATAACAACTTACCGTGATTAGGTTAAGTTTGCTATCTCCCATAGGATGATGGAAGTAGTCATTAGTCATTAGTCCATAGTCAACAGTCCATAGTCCATAGTCAGAAGGCAAAATTTCTTAATTTTGAATTTTGAATTTTGAATTTTGAATTTTGAATTAATTACTCCCTACTCCCATCTCCTAAACTAACGGTATATTTAAGTATCTATCTCACACAACTCAACTGTTTTTATTAAGTCTATGAAGCCTTATTTAGCTGCTGCTATTCAAATGACCAGTGTGCCTGATTTACACAAGAATTTGGCACAAGCTGAAGAATTAATTGATCTGGCCGTGCGTCGAGGTGCTGAGTTAGTAGGTTTGCCAGAAAACTTTTCTTTTATGGGTGAAGAACAAGACAAACTGGCTCAAGCTGAAGTAATTGCGCGTGAGAGTGAAATTTTTGTTAAAACAATGGCGCAGCGCTACCAAGTCACTCTTTTGGGTGGTAGTTTCCCTGTGCCAGTTGGTGATACAGGTAGAGTCTATAACACCACTGTCCTTGTCAGTCCCAATGGTGAAGAACTAGCCCGTTACAATAAAGTACATCTTTTCGATGTCAACGTTCCTGATGGTAATACCTACAGGGAATCTAGCACTGTTGTTGCCGGACAGGAACTACCCCCAGTGCATTTCTCGGAATATTTAGGAAATATTGGCGTTTCTATTTGCTACGATGTCCGCTTCCCCGAACTCTACCGCCATCTCTCAGATAAGGGAACAGATATAATATTTATCCCGGCTGCTTTTACTGCTTTTACAGGCAAAGACCACTGGCAAGTATTACTACAAGCAAGAGCGATTGAAAATACTGCCTACGTAATTGCCCCAGCACAAACTGGTAATAATTATGGTCGCCGCCTTACCCACGGACACGCCGTAATTATCGACCCTTGGGGAACTATTTTAGATGATGCAGGTGACAAACCAGGAATTGCGATCGCAGAAATCAACCCATCCCGTTTAGAACAAGTCCGCCGACAAATGCCTTCCTTGCAACACCGTGTCTTTAGTTAAGTTTAGGGGATATTAATCAGTTGTCAGTTATCAGATTATTTCAACTGTCAACTGACACACCTACTCCCCAGCTTGGTTACTAGGTTTTTGCGGTGTAATGCCATGCAGCTTGATGAAACTATCGAAAGAGTACCAAGCTAGAACGTACCAGGGAATAATTTCAAATTGCAAGCCTTTAATAATTAGCTGTCTCACAGCCAGAATGCTTAATCCCAGAGGGAAAAGGAAACGAATATCAACTACGCCATCGGTTGCTTGTCTGACTCGTTTGTTCAAATCTACGACAGCACTTGATACAGTTGTAGCTGCTTCAGTTCCACCTTCTGTAATCTCGCCAAATATAATCCCTAAATCTTTCAGCGTTGCTAATACGTCCTCTAAATCGCCGTTTTTACCACCGTATTTAATGACAATACTGCCATGATCAACATTAGTTCGTAC
Above is a genomic segment from Nostoc sp. MS1 containing:
- a CDS encoding pentapeptide repeat-containing protein produces the protein MGKRLSQVWQQFRQSFSVSETFNTSIDTGKAVLEAAKTLKEQSASLEILKPVLQNSSSLLDVLCSPMAQVVGAGLPFVPIGIALLKFAREVSKQDPSLEDCVFIVSQAAYLESTKEILRLYPHVNWDAQPDTIEAVTKQLQKLDDVELDYQSASQVITCFHKSKLADIFNQVLLSRLAAAKISSEFAQLVTQRIAWNTHRYILQAWIEAGDVVKNIIQPSLGDWHREQQKFQSIDDYLEKHIAKKPFESVFDEKFAFKDIYVPIKAKLVDTNGKIDDEKDSFNLDTWAKKILLNADNLEQVMFIQGGPGRGKSVFCRMFAYAVWRQLYPLWTPILIRLRDIDTFESRLENTIKAELKYNFIQGDASWLTNPNTRFLFILDGFDELHIETRHNLKLGDFIKQVAGFQKECKDYGEMGHRVIITGRSMALQGIPDLPRNLERVEIVEMDRQLQQQWLNKWETVQIHKGKTAAFEQFLQSDKCPHEVKKLAQEPLLLYLLAAMYRDWKLDIHKLEQASDHRTAKIIIYQEAVNWVLTKQRSERDGTDLNIGLTKQKPEDLKRILTEAAVCVVQSGGEFASMSMLETRLQDDETAKALIEKAKEKLGDEALKTALAAFYIRPAEKQEGGVEFFHKSFGEFLFAERLKARLKAWTQYYDADDGRQPIISEVSMNWEIYDLLGYGGLTWEIVDYLMGLLTENQDFPWVELFKRLDKFYSKWCQGKFIDTAEETLPQKKLRQLQRYGITGLGQRQVDVYAGLNVMILLLELHRYAQERDDIKEEIVFYPSGKPEENFRTTQLLRIINYSEGLELGNFIKIVGQFLSGADLSGADLSGADLSGADLSGASLSGVDLSGADLSDTSLSHADLNGADFSRADLSHVSLYGADLSHADLTYADLYGADLSDTYLTDADLSRVDLSHAGLYGADLSGTDLGECARTKYSN
- a CDS encoding bile acid:sodium symporter family protein, with protein sequence MSSQINRLIKVSQDLFFVWVLIGATYGYFFPKIAASGSSNISIALGVVMLGMGLTITLEQLKGLRYAGKALILGVVLQFTIMPLLGWLAATVLKLPPMLALGVILVGASPGGTASEVVTFLARGDVPLSVALTTASTLISPIMTPLWIWFLSSNWVEIQPLSLIMTTVQFVLLPVLVGIGMRCFWTPNKLVMEGVLPLVSMFAIVWIIATVVGLNRDRLFIMPIVIVAVIFHNVLGLILGYLGAAMTGQSTPVCRTISIEVGMQNSGLAVALAIAHFDPVAAIPGAIFSVCHNLTGSLIASIWRKSA
- a CDS encoding MarC family protein gives rise to the protein MDTSILVQTFLAVFVLADAIGNIPVVLALTKGMMPEDRNKIIDKASIVAIAVLLLFAFGGQYILAYLEISMASLRVAGGLLLLLIALQMLRGELDTPITEEGRDVAITPLALPLLAGPGTLTTVMLFMSKTQNPHLEVVLGIVGAMLISWLILRLANQIDKFIGVEGAVIVTQLLGFLLAALAVEIGTTGIKELFLR
- a CDS encoding carbon-nitrogen hydrolase family protein; translated protein: MKPYLAAAIQMTSVPDLHKNLAQAEELIDLAVRRGAELVGLPENFSFMGEEQDKLAQAEVIARESEIFVKTMAQRYQVTLLGGSFPVPVGDTGRVYNTTVLVSPNGEELARYNKVHLFDVNVPDGNTYRESSTVVAGQELPPVHFSEYLGNIGVSICYDVRFPELYRHLSDKGTDIIFIPAAFTAFTGKDHWQVLLQARAIENTAYVIAPAQTGNNYGRRLTHGHAVIIDPWGTILDDAGDKPGIAIAEINPSRLEQVRRQMPSLQHRVFS
- a CDS encoding HMA2 domain-containing protein, with amino-acid sequence MLTNSHGNLTTMPKIQNKINLYTPSSPISTKVVSDTPGRLRLRIAHSHRQQETMEHIADTLNAQPHVDDVRTNVDHGSIVIKYGGKNGDLEDVLATLKDLGIIFGEITEGGTEAATTVSSAVVDLNKRVRQATDGVVDIRFLFPLGLSILAVRQLIIKGLQFEIIPWYVLAWYSFDSFIKLHGITPQKPSNQAGE